Within the Deinococcus aerolatus genome, the region CGGTGGCCTCACCGCCGGAAAGCAGCACCACGGGGGGCTTGACTGGATCGCCATACTTCTCAACGCTGCGGACCAGCGCCGCGTGCGCCCGCGCCAGTTCGCGGGCCTCGCCCTCGAAACTGTCTGAGAGGATGACGGCCCGGACACCCTGACCCTGGATGTACGCCTGCGCGGCCTCCAGAAGATGCCGGTTGGAGCCGATGATGGTGTTGGTGACGTGTGGCAGGCGGTCCGGCGTTTCGGGAACCTTGCCGTCCACGCCTGCCTGAAAGTGCTGGCGGGTTGCCGGGGCCGCAATGCTGTAACGGTCCAGCACCGCCAGCGCCTCCGCAAAAGTCGTGGCATCCGGCACCGTGGGGCCGCTGGCGATCACGGATGGATCGTCGCCCACCACGTCGGAGATCAGCAGCGCCGTGACCTGCGCGCGCGTGGCCGCCGCCAGCCGCCCGCCCTTGCTGCGCGACAGGTGCCTGCGCACGGTGTTGATCTCGCCGATGTCGGCCCCGGCCCGCAACAGCTCCCGCGTCAAGGCCTGCTTTTGCTCCAGCGTCACGCCGTCCGGGGCGGCCATCAGGGCGCTGCCGCCGCCGGACACCAGCACCAATGCCTGTTGATCCTCTCTCAAGGCTCCCAGCCGCTCCAACGCCGCTTCCGCCGCCGTCACGCTGGAGGCGTCGGGCACCGGATGGCTGGAGAGCATCAGCGTGGCCGAGCCGGGTAGCTCCAGATTCTCAGTGCCGCGGGGCGCGATCACCAGGGTTTCCACACCGGGGTACGCCGCCAGGGCCGCCCGTGCCATCGGCAGCGCCGCCTTGCCGAACGCCAGGATGAAATCGGGCCTCTCGCCCTTCAGGTGTGGGGCCAGCAGGCGGGCCGGACCCGCGGCCTCCAGCGCGGCGCGGTACGCCTGTTCCAGCAGTGAGCGGATGTTCATGGCAGGGGTTCCTTTTGGTTCTAATTGGTTCTGAAGGGAAAGGAACAGCGGAACGCAGGACGCGAAAAGGCGCTGGCTGCGTCCCGCTGGGGGTGTGGGGACTGGCTTATTCGGTGCCGCTCATCTCGGCGTAGAACTTCGCCATGCCCGAGTGGTCCAGATCGCCGTCGCCCTGCGCGATCATGGCATCCATGATGTTGGCGGCCACGCCGGTGGCGAA harbors:
- a CDS encoding glycerate kinase type-2 family protein produces the protein MNIRSLLEQAYRAALEAAGPARLLAPHLKGERPDFILAFGKAALPMARAALAAYPGVETLVIAPRGTENLELPGSATLMLSSHPVPDASSVTAAEAALERLGALREDQQALVLVSGGGSALMAAPDGVTLEQKQALTRELLRAGADIGEINTVRRHLSRSKGGRLAAATRAQVTALLISDVVGDDPSVIASGPTVPDATTFAEALAVLDRYSIAAPATRQHFQAGVDGKVPETPDRLPHVTNTIIGSNRHLLEAAQAYIQGQGVRAVILSDSFEGEARELARAHAALVRSVEKYGDPVKPPVVLLSGGEATVTLRGDGVGGRNLEFALALLLALGEDGLHALSAGSDGVDGSSPAAGAFLTPGSRARARAAGLEARDFLERNDSGSFFAALGDTLVTGPSGHNLNDLRLIAVGFTED